From the genome of Geoglobus ahangari, one region includes:
- a CDS encoding ABC transporter ATP-binding protein, whose product MLKAIGLRKSYGDFVAVHEISFEVERGHVLGIIGENGAGKSTTLKMLTGLLVPDAGTVEYDGQNLFDSLKEVRKRIGYLPEYDALYDNLNAAEYLRVFAEIYGVEREVAEERIARLLSSLNLPDDRPVGGFSKGMKRKLSIARTLVHDPDYLIYDEPTSGLDPSTSLFVTRFIRDLSREGKTVVFSAHNMYYVEAACDLLLIIKGGRVLYFGELENLREAMKRYVVVYEESGVERELVTDSVEEVNRVIREVAEAGGKVISIETQVPRLEEMYFALTEGKSIIKEE is encoded by the coding sequence ATGCTTAAGGCTATCGGACTCAGGAAGAGCTACGGCGACTTCGTCGCGGTTCACGAGATCAGCTTCGAGGTTGAGAGGGGCCATGTTCTCGGGATCATAGGGGAGAACGGGGCGGGGAAGTCCACGACACTGAAGATGCTCACCGGCCTGCTCGTGCCTGACGCCGGGACTGTTGAGTACGACGGCCAGAACCTCTTCGACAGCCTGAAGGAGGTCAGGAAGAGGATAGGTTACCTCCCCGAATACGACGCTCTCTACGACAACCTGAACGCCGCTGAATACCTGAGGGTGTTCGCGGAGATCTATGGTGTGGAGAGGGAAGTTGCCGAGGAGAGGATTGCCCGTCTCCTCAGCTCCCTCAACCTGCCGGACGACAGGCCGGTTGGTGGGTTCTCGAAGGGAATGAAGAGAAAGCTGTCTATCGCGAGAACCCTCGTCCACGATCCCGATTACCTCATCTACGACGAGCCCACAAGCGGCCTCGATCCCTCGACCTCGCTCTTCGTCACGAGGTTCATAAGGGATCTCAGCAGGGAGGGCAAGACTGTCGTCTTCTCGGCCCACAACATGTATTACGTGGAGGCAGCCTGCGACCTGCTTCTCATAATAAAGGGCGGCAGGGTGCTGTACTTCGGAGAGCTCGAGAACCTCAGGGAGGCGATGAAGAGGTACGTGGTGGTTTACGAGGAGAGCGGAGTGGAAAGGGAGCTCGTCACCGACAGCGTTGAGGAGGTTAACAGGGTGATAAGGGAGGTCGCTGAGGCTGGCGGGAAGGTGATCAGCATCGAGACTCAGGTTCCGAGACTCGAGGAGATGTACTTCGCGCTGACTGAGGGAAAAAGTATTATCAAGGAGGAGTGA
- a CDS encoding SIR2 family protein, with translation MRELRGLHCARCGSEFDLIVVKATGYSGPMHLPNLFCPFCGSRRIMRKRGLFFGEF, from the coding sequence ATGAGAGAGCTCAGGGGTCTTCACTGCGCGAGGTGCGGTAGCGAGTTCGACCTCATAGTCGTAAAGGCCACAGGCTACAGTGGCCCCATGCACCTGCCAAACCTCTTCTGCCCCTTCTGCGGGAGCAGGAGGATCATGAGGAAGAGAGGCCTCTTCTTCGGTGAGTTTTGA
- a CDS encoding metal-dependent transcriptional regulator — protein MERVEEYLETIYDIQKSGKVAKTKDIAGKLNVKPSSVTEMLNKLSEMGYIEYQPYRGAVLTRKGLEVAERIKKNYKVFKRFFEDFLGVESEIADRLSCTLEHVADERVISRLCSIIARNCEVCEVCAEELLTLSEADDGEYVVFASPRSLKKAGVEPEKEVEVRDGVLVVDGVELEVAESLKRFVLLRRL, from the coding sequence ATGGAGAGGGTCGAGGAGTATCTGGAAACGATATACGACATCCAGAAGTCCGGAAAGGTGGCGAAGACGAAGGACATAGCCGGGAAGCTGAACGTGAAGCCGTCCAGCGTTACGGAGATGCTCAACAAGCTCAGCGAGATGGGTTACATAGAGTACCAGCCGTACAGGGGGGCGGTGCTCACAAGGAAGGGGCTCGAGGTGGCTGAAAGGATAAAGAAGAACTACAAGGTCTTCAAGCGGTTCTTCGAGGACTTTCTGGGTGTTGAGAGCGAGATAGCTGACAGGCTCAGCTGCACACTCGAGCATGTTGCAGATGAGAGGGTAATCTCGAGGCTCTGCTCGATAATTGCGAGGAACTGCGAGGTGTGCGAGGTCTGCGCGGAGGAGCTGCTGACACTGAGCGAGGCTGATGATGGGGAGTACGTGGTGTTCGCGTCTCCGAGATCGCTGAAAAAGGCTGGAGTTGAGCCGGAGAAGGAGGTTGAGGTCAGGGATGGAGTTCTGGTCGTGGACGGGGTGGAGCTTGAGGTTGCGGAGAGCCTGAAGAGGTTCGTCCTCCTCAGGCGTCTGTAG
- the fdhD gene encoding formate dehydrogenase accessory sulfurtransferase FdhD, protein MEIIEIDRPLEIGEEMELKVILGGNVIRIFCTPVQLEELVTGFLLSEGLSAEPKVIVEGDVAVAMVDKGFSTSINSSGCAGIYVDEPLQKLEPKVRFSLSSVREYLTELEADYYRRTRAYHTALIVSDGKIAKGYDVGRHNAVDKAIGAAYRDGVDFSRSFLMLSGRITAGIAKKAIRMGIPLVVSKAAILNSAIELCERYGLSAISFASGIAVNSGAIATDA, encoded by the coding sequence ATGGAAATCATCGAGATCGACAGACCTCTTGAGATCGGCGAGGAGATGGAGCTCAAGGTGATTCTGGGGGGAAACGTCATCAGGATATTCTGCACACCCGTCCAGCTTGAGGAACTCGTCACAGGGTTTCTGCTGTCCGAGGGTCTGTCGGCAGAGCCAAAGGTTATAGTCGAGGGGGACGTGGCGGTTGCGATGGTTGACAAGGGGTTCTCGACCTCCATAAACTCCTCGGGGTGTGCTGGCATCTACGTGGACGAACCCCTGCAGAAGCTTGAGCCAAAGGTCAGGTTCAGCCTGAGCTCCGTCAGAGAGTACCTGACCGAGCTGGAGGCAGACTACTACAGGAGGACGAGGGCATACCACACAGCCCTTATCGTGTCTGATGGAAAAATCGCCAAGGGGTACGATGTCGGCAGGCACAACGCAGTCGACAAGGCGATAGGTGCGGCCTACAGGGATGGAGTGGACTTCAGCAGATCATTCCTGATGCTTTCCGGCAGAATAACGGCGGGAATTGCGAAGAAGGCCATCAGGATGGGCATCCCGCTCGTGGTGTCTAAGGCCGCGATACTGAACTCCGCAATAGAGCTCTGCGAGAGGTACGGACTTTCAGCGATCTCATTCGCGAGCGGTATTGCGGTGAATTCCGGGGCGATTGCTACAGACGCCTGA
- a CDS encoding ribbon-helix-helix domain-containing protein, whose protein sequence is MRIVNLRLDERIVERIDEISSKLLISRSEVIRQALTLYISLIENIGFYFKPSVFSPKLDIYEERNGIYVDLGNNLSLSVFNIVYGGIGEKEGDWLKAGVERVAEIMAYQIEVESICRFIQPLAVELSTGNELDYGMRFYRRFRELFSGRVVFADSEDVAKTDQSFFSAVVVGVRDMRVKNIPKRGEKIFLYGRVMRGEELLRDNPPDLSVFRRLAEMVKEGKASSIMPVKGDGIRNACIYAASIAGGRLRMRAEIDGGCPATAVIVSAEEMPLEGGVEVGEIL, encoded by the coding sequence ATGAGGATTGTCAATCTGAGGCTCGATGAGAGGATAGTCGAGAGGATAGATGAGATCTCCTCGAAGCTCCTCATATCGAGGAGCGAGGTGATCAGGCAGGCACTCACCCTTTACATCTCATTAATCGAGAACATAGGGTTTTACTTCAAGCCCTCCGTTTTCTCACCCAAGCTCGACATATACGAGGAGAGGAATGGGATATACGTGGACTTGGGCAACAACCTCTCCCTGTCCGTTTTCAACATCGTTTACGGAGGGATCGGGGAGAAGGAGGGGGACTGGCTGAAAGCTGGTGTTGAGCGGGTTGCGGAGATAATGGCCTATCAGATTGAGGTGGAGAGCATCTGCAGGTTCATCCAGCCCCTCGCGGTGGAGCTCTCAACGGGGAACGAGCTGGACTACGGCATGCGGTTCTACCGCAGGTTCCGCGAGCTCTTCAGCGGGAGGGTCGTTTTCGCGGACAGCGAGGACGTCGCCAAGACTGATCAGAGCTTCTTCAGCGCCGTGGTTGTTGGAGTGAGAGACATGAGGGTGAAGAACATTCCCAAGAGGGGGGAGAAGATCTTTCTCTACGGCAGGGTGATGAGGGGGGAGGAGCTGCTGAGAGACAACCCGCCGGACTTGTCGGTGTTCAGGAGGCTGGCCGAGATGGTGAAGGAGGGGAAAGCGAGTTCAATAATGCCCGTCAAGGGAGATGGAATCAGAAACGCGTGCATATACGCCGCCTCAATCGCTGGAGGGAGGCTCAGGATGAGGGCGGAGATTGACGGTGGATGTCCCGCAACGGCCGTAATTGTGAGCGCCGAGGAGATGCCCTTAGAGGGCGGCGTCGAGGTTGGAGAGATACTCTGA
- a CDS encoding endonuclease V, whose protein sequence is MNLKRLEEEQIEIGNKAILSDPGRIEYVIGVDQAFFRVGREEYVVSASVLMKYPEMEIAEQHHLIEEVKFPYIPTFLMYRESKPAIKAVRAVMRENAVVMVDGSGLAHPRKCGLATYIGVVLDIPTIGITKKRLYGEVRGEGDVRELHAHGMVVGYELKTCRRCRPIYISVGHRFTPEKALEVVRNCLKGYKLPEPVRIADRLSKEIKSEYLSNLDAAL, encoded by the coding sequence ATGAACCTGAAAAGGCTTGAGGAAGAGCAGATAGAGATAGGAAACAAGGCGATTCTCTCAGATCCGGGGCGGATTGAGTACGTAATAGGAGTGGATCAGGCCTTTTTCAGGGTGGGAAGGGAGGAGTACGTGGTCTCAGCGTCCGTGCTGATGAAGTACCCCGAGATGGAGATTGCTGAGCAGCATCACCTGATTGAAGAGGTGAAGTTTCCCTACATCCCAACGTTCCTCATGTACAGAGAAAGCAAACCCGCGATCAAGGCTGTCAGGGCGGTTATGAGGGAGAACGCGGTCGTGATGGTTGACGGAAGCGGACTCGCCCACCCAAGGAAGTGCGGACTTGCGACATACATAGGCGTGGTTCTCGACATCCCCACAATCGGGATAACGAAGAAGAGGCTGTACGGCGAGGTCAGGGGGGAGGGAGACGTCAGGGAGCTGCATGCACACGGAATGGTCGTGGGATATGAACTGAAAACATGTCGGAGATGCAGGCCCATTTACATCTCTGTCGGCCACAGGTTCACGCCCGAGAAGGCTCTCGAAGTTGTCAGGAACTGCCTCAAGGGATACAAGCTCCCCGAGCCAGTGAGGATTGCGGACAGGCTTTCGAAGGAGATAAAGTCAGAGTATCTCTCCAACCTCGACGCCGCCCTCTAA
- the sepS gene encoding O-phosphoserine--tRNA ligase, with protein sequence MRFNAEEWKRRAEKDFEKAWVEGREVLSDVPHFRRYPFIGYELGKPHPVYETIQRLRQAYLRIGFSEVVNPLIVEDVHIRKQFSKEALAVLDRCFYLAGLPRPNVGISEDRIRKIEKIIGKNFSVDELRKVLHLYKKGVIDGDDLSSEIAKALSVEDHTALKVIDEVFPEFKELRSEPTTLTLRSHMTTGWFITLSRLADKYPLPVKLFSIDRCFRREQGEDATRLYTYHSASCVIMDEDVSVEDGKAVAEALLRQFGFEKFRFKEDDKRSKYYIPGTQTEVFAYHPHLENNRKYRDGWIEVATFGIYSPTALAEYDIEYPVMNLGLGVERLAMIIHDYSDVREMVYGFRHIQLSDVDIARKIEMREVPLTAKGLEIASAIIRAFEENASAQGPCEFLAFKGEVFGRELEVYVFERENVKLCGPAYANEIVVHDGNIYGVPRSERFARYFENGVATGVRYVDSFSYMAARRIEEALMTGREEGEVRVRVVEGLSDVNLRVHESLMNYLISNGKEVDVRGPLFLAVRFRVR encoded by the coding sequence ATGAGGTTTAACGCCGAGGAGTGGAAAAGGAGAGCTGAGAAGGACTTTGAGAAAGCGTGGGTTGAGGGAAGAGAGGTTCTGAGCGACGTTCCCCATTTCAGGAGGTATCCATTCATAGGCTACGAGCTCGGGAAACCCCATCCGGTCTACGAGACGATACAGAGGCTCAGGCAGGCCTACCTGAGGATCGGCTTCAGCGAGGTTGTGAATCCGCTGATAGTCGAGGACGTGCACATAAGGAAGCAGTTCTCCAAAGAAGCGCTTGCAGTTCTCGACAGATGCTTCTACCTCGCCGGGCTTCCGAGGCCGAATGTAGGGATATCTGAAGACAGGATAAGGAAGATTGAGAAAATTATTGGCAAGAACTTCAGCGTGGACGAACTCAGGAAGGTTCTGCACCTGTACAAGAAGGGGGTTATAGACGGAGACGACCTGTCCTCGGAGATAGCCAAAGCCCTGAGCGTTGAGGATCACACGGCGCTGAAGGTGATAGACGAGGTGTTCCCGGAGTTCAAGGAGCTGAGGTCGGAGCCAACGACCCTTACCCTGAGGAGCCACATGACCACGGGGTGGTTCATAACCCTCTCAAGGCTCGCGGACAAATACCCCCTGCCGGTAAAGCTGTTCTCCATAGACAGGTGCTTCAGGAGGGAGCAGGGGGAGGATGCCACGAGGCTCTACACCTACCACTCGGCAAGCTGCGTCATAATGGATGAGGACGTGAGTGTGGAGGATGGAAAGGCCGTTGCAGAGGCTCTGCTCAGACAGTTCGGGTTCGAGAAGTTCAGATTCAAGGAGGACGACAAGAGGAGCAAGTACTACATCCCCGGAACCCAAACTGAGGTGTTCGCATACCATCCGCACCTCGAGAACAACAGGAAGTACAGGGACGGCTGGATAGAGGTGGCGACGTTCGGAATCTACTCCCCCACAGCCCTCGCGGAGTACGACATAGAGTACCCGGTGATGAACCTCGGGCTTGGCGTGGAAAGGCTTGCGATGATCATCCATGACTACTCGGACGTGAGGGAGATGGTCTACGGCTTCAGGCACATCCAGCTGAGCGACGTGGACATAGCAAGGAAGATCGAGATGAGGGAGGTTCCCCTAACGGCCAAAGGCCTCGAAATCGCCAGCGCCATAATAAGAGCGTTCGAGGAGAACGCCTCAGCCCAAGGCCCGTGCGAGTTCCTTGCCTTTAAGGGAGAGGTGTTTGGAAGGGAATTGGAGGTTTACGTTTTTGAGAGGGAAAACGTCAAGCTCTGCGGTCCTGCCTATGCGAACGAGATCGTCGTGCATGACGGAAACATTTACGGAGTTCCGAGGAGCGAGAGGTTCGCCAGATACTTCGAGAACGGCGTAGCGACTGGAGTGAGATACGTGGACTCCTTCTCGTACATGGCCGCGAGGAGGATTGAGGAAGCCCTGATGACGGGACGGGAAGAGGGAGAGGTCAGGGTCAGAGTTGTGGAGGGGCTTTCGGACGTGAACCTCAGGGTGCATGAAAGCCTCATGAACTACCTGATCTCGAATGGAAAGGAAGTGGACGTCCGCGGACCATTATTCCTAGCCGTGAGGTTCAGGGTGAGATGA
- the gatA gene encoding Asp-tRNA(Asn)/Glu-tRNA(Gln) amidotransferase subunit GatA: MITVREWKERLEEEKAYDLVSELIEKIEKSRLNAYVTVTKEEALKKAEEYDRGRRDGRLAGIPVAIKDNISTEGIRTTCGSRMLENYIPPYDAHVVERLKQEGAIIIGKTNMDEFGMGTTTETSYFGVVRNPHDLKRVAGGSSGGSAAAIAGDETVLSLGTDTGGSIRCPSSFTGVYGLKPTYGLVSRFGLIAYANSLEQIGPMAASIDDLGFLLEIIAGRDDRDSTNSGREFSYRPVSKRFRVGVVEEMQANPEVQQVFEEFVERLRKIADVETVSLPSLKYALPAYYVIAMSEASSNLARYDGVRYGYALENLDSWNRYFSRVRAEGFGAEVKRRIMMGSYALSAGYYGKYYLKALKVRTLVINDFRRAFEKFDVLISPTMPSTAFKIGELTDPVTMYKADVNTTPINLAGLPALSMPVRELDGLPVGLQVIGNHFEENTILGFAKQVEEHEV; this comes from the coding sequence ATGATAACGGTAAGGGAGTGGAAGGAGAGGCTGGAAGAGGAGAAGGCCTACGACCTCGTCTCGGAGCTCATAGAGAAAATAGAGAAGAGCAGGCTCAACGCCTACGTAACCGTAACCAAGGAGGAGGCGCTAAAGAAGGCAGAGGAGTACGACAGGGGCAGGAGGGACGGAAGGCTTGCGGGAATTCCAGTTGCAATCAAGGACAACATCTCAACCGAGGGGATAAGAACCACCTGCGGTTCGAGGATGCTCGAGAACTACATCCCGCCCTACGACGCCCACGTTGTGGAGAGGCTGAAGCAGGAGGGGGCGATAATAATCGGAAAGACTAACATGGACGAGTTCGGAATGGGGACTACTACTGAGACATCCTACTTCGGAGTTGTCAGAAACCCCCACGACTTGAAGAGGGTCGCGGGTGGGAGCAGTGGAGGGAGCGCAGCCGCGATAGCTGGTGACGAGACTGTCCTTTCCCTCGGAACAGATACGGGCGGGAGCATAAGGTGTCCATCGAGCTTCACGGGAGTTTACGGGTTGAAACCGACCTACGGGCTCGTCTCGAGGTTCGGGCTCATAGCCTACGCCAACAGCCTCGAGCAGATAGGCCCGATGGCAGCGTCCATAGACGATCTCGGCTTCCTTCTTGAGATAATAGCCGGCAGGGACGACAGGGACTCGACGAACTCCGGCAGAGAGTTCTCCTACAGGCCGGTGAGCAAGAGGTTCAGGGTAGGAGTGGTGGAGGAGATGCAGGCTAACCCAGAGGTTCAGCAGGTCTTCGAGGAGTTCGTGGAGAGGCTCAGGAAGATTGCTGACGTTGAGACGGTCAGCCTCCCCTCATTGAAGTACGCTCTACCAGCCTACTACGTCATAGCCATGAGCGAGGCATCTTCAAACCTCGCGAGATACGATGGAGTCAGGTACGGCTACGCCCTCGAGAACCTCGACAGCTGGAACCGCTACTTCTCAAGGGTAAGGGCGGAAGGGTTTGGAGCTGAGGTTAAGAGGAGGATCATGATGGGGAGCTATGCTCTCTCAGCAGGGTACTACGGAAAGTACTACCTGAAAGCCCTCAAGGTCAGAACGCTCGTCATAAACGACTTCAGAAGGGCTTTCGAGAAGTTCGACGTGCTAATCTCGCCCACCATGCCCTCAACTGCCTTCAAAATCGGGGAGCTCACAGATCCGGTCACCATGTACAAGGCGGACGTCAATACAACACCCATAAACCTTGCCGGACTTCCAGCGCTCTCAATGCCAGTTAGAGAGCTGGACGGTCTCCCCGTCGGGCTGCAGGTTATAGGAAATCACTTCGAGGAGAACACGATTCTGGGGTTTGCGAAGCAGGTAGAGGAGCATGAGGTTTAA
- the gatC gene encoding Asp-tRNA(Asn)/Glu-tRNA(Gln) amidotransferase subunit GatC: MIDENVVRHVANLSKIELREEEVERFKADFERIIEFFNQLDEVDADVEPTYHVLPLKNVFREDEPKKGLEREKALMNAKHKEEGYFKGPRVVE, translated from the coding sequence ATGATAGACGAGAACGTTGTCAGGCACGTCGCGAACCTCTCGAAGATTGAGCTGAGGGAGGAAGAGGTGGAGAGGTTTAAGGCTGACTTTGAGAGGATTATCGAGTTCTTCAACCAGCTTGACGAAGTTGATGCTGATGTCGAGCCGACATACCACGTTCTCCCGCTCAAGAACGTTTTCAGAGAGGACGAGCCGAAGAAGGGGCTTGAAAGGGAGAAGGCCCTCATGAACGCCAAGCACAAGGAGGAGGGCTATTTCAAGGGGCCGAGGGTTGTGGAATGA
- a CDS encoding nucleotidyltransferase domain-containing protein, whose translation MNEGMAKYYEMLRKNEDFFRNAKRIAAEIKERAEKILGDCEVFIVGSYARGEHTLSSDLDILIVSDRIPERFSFEWYVEFVRTLTDDDRINIHPVCRKKFRDVEKAYTPRIRV comes from the coding sequence TTGAATGAGGGAATGGCCAAATACTACGAGATGCTCAGAAAAAACGAGGACTTCTTCAGGAACGCCAAAAGGATTGCGGCAGAAATAAAGGAGAGGGCAGAGAAGATTCTCGGAGACTGCGAGGTCTTCATTGTGGGAAGCTACGCGAGGGGAGAACACACTCTCTCATCAGATCTGGACATACTGATCGTCTCCGACAGAATACCCGAGAGGTTCAGCTTTGAGTGGTATGTGGAGTTCGTCAGGACGCTCACCGATGATGACAGGATCAACATCCACCCTGTGTGCAGGAAGAAGTTCAGAGATGTCGAGAAAGCCTACACCCCGAGGATAAGGGTTTAG
- a CDS encoding HEPN domain-containing protein codes for MHSIVILRELELSYVASRYFDVDYSEDVARKGVETVRKFMEVSGIE; via the coding sequence ATGCACAGCATAGTTATTTTAAGGGAACTCGAGCTTTCCTACGTGGCATCGAGGTACTTCGACGTGGACTACTCTGAGGACGTTGCCAGAAAGGGGGTTGAGACGGTCAGAAAATTCATGGAGGTGTCTGGGATTGAATGA
- a CDS encoding ZIP family metal transporter, producing MQDPVILALMAGMFTLALTAVGSSASLFFRGESQKLLDAMLGFAAGIMISASFFSLLMPAIEHSSHLPHPWFPAVAGFLAGGVFLKLIDSAVPHVHFETGKAEGPKSGLSKLTLFALAVAIHNIPEGMAVGVAFGGESLSAALALTLGIGIQNIPEGFAISVPLRFAGYGRWRSFLYGTLSAVVEPVFAVFGAYAVTHISPILPYALSFAAGAMIYVVIEDVIPEAESHGNEDVATMCAIAGFAVMMLLDLGLG from the coding sequence ATGCAGGATCCCGTAATCCTCGCGCTGATGGCAGGAATGTTCACCCTCGCCCTCACGGCCGTGGGATCTTCAGCGTCACTGTTCTTCAGGGGAGAATCGCAGAAATTGCTCGACGCCATGCTTGGGTTTGCGGCAGGGATAATGATCTCCGCCAGCTTCTTTTCCCTGCTAATGCCGGCCATAGAGCACTCCTCCCACCTGCCTCACCCCTGGTTTCCTGCGGTTGCCGGCTTCCTCGCTGGAGGGGTATTTCTGAAGCTCATAGACTCTGCTGTGCCTCACGTTCACTTTGAAACAGGAAAGGCTGAAGGGCCGAAGAGCGGGCTCAGCAAGCTAACTCTCTTCGCCCTCGCCGTTGCGATTCACAACATCCCCGAGGGCATGGCGGTGGGAGTTGCCTTTGGGGGAGAGTCTTTGAGCGCGGCGCTTGCCCTCACACTCGGAATCGGGATTCAGAACATACCCGAGGGATTCGCGATCTCAGTGCCCCTGAGGTTCGCCGGGTACGGCAGGTGGAGGAGCTTCCTGTACGGCACGCTCTCTGCAGTCGTTGAGCCGGTATTCGCGGTGTTCGGAGCTTATGCTGTCACCCACATCTCGCCGATCCTCCCCTACGCCCTCTCATTTGCTGCCGGGGCGATGATCTACGTGGTGATTGAGGACGTGATACCCGAGGCCGAGAGCCACGGAAACGAGGACGTTGCCACGATGTGCGCGATAGCAGGGTTTGCGGTCATGATGCTGCTTGATCTGGGGCTGGGCTAA
- a CDS encoding type II toxin-antitoxin system VapC family toxin: protein MPDRVVFDSSVIAAIFFGEEGVAEVAEKIVEESGRIYTVDFAVAEITNVAWKKVVFEKENRELVKLALEKSIEFIDSVCEVLSSEELYESAFRISVEKGLTAYDSFFIAASEKLAAPLATADRRLYEKAENAILVSNQG from the coding sequence ATGCCAGATAGGGTTGTGTTCGATTCCAGTGTTATTGCAGCAATCTTCTTCGGGGAGGAGGGGGTTGCTGAGGTTGCAGAGAAAATTGTGGAGGAGAGCGGAAGAATATACACCGTGGATTTTGCTGTGGCAGAGATAACAAACGTCGCTTGGAAAAAGGTTGTTTTTGAGAAAGAAAATAGAGAGCTTGTTAAACTTGCGCTTGAGAAGAGCATCGAGTTCATAGATTCTGTCTGTGAGGTTCTCAGCTCTGAGGAACTCTACGAGTCCGCCTTCAGGATTTCCGTGGAAAAGGGTCTGACGGCTTACGATTCCTTTTTCATCGCTGCCTCGGAAAAGCTTGCCGCACCGCTTGCAACAGCGGACAGGAGACTGTATGAAAAAGCCGAGAACGCAATTCTCGTCTCCAATCAGGGTTAA